A genomic window from Pecten maximus chromosome 2, xPecMax1.1, whole genome shotgun sequence includes:
- the LOC117342305 gene encoding C1q-related factor-like, which produces MSVMQYIQYVTISLLLLTVTGNKRRLRNRKGLRERFAPDDVEDGTCQLQVSCKNSNMPVKLPIRGPRGPPGVQGEKGEPGTPGIPGIPGKDGKSPKVPPRVAFFVGLRENVGPFKENKDLVYDKLVTNVGDGYDKTTGRFTAPVNGTYQFTVVVAAQGQKKGAVNLMKEGRMVVTVWAESFPWATSSNTLILSLSRGQQVWQSARKDASYFHGYMYSTFSGYLLFTDDDDYSGF; this is translated from the exons ATGTC AGTTATgcagtatatacagtatgtcaCGATTTCACTGTTACTCTTAACTGTAACTGGAAATAAAAGACGACTGCGCAACCGGAAGGGGCTAAGAGAACGATTTGCTCCAGATGATGTAGAGGATGGAACATGCCAATTACAAGTATCGTGCAAAAATTCCAATATGCCCGTTAAACTCCCAATAAGGGGTCCGCGAGGACCACCAGGTGTCCAAGGAGAAAAGGGAGAGCCCGGAACTCCGGGGATTCCTGGAATACCTGGGAAGGATG GTAAGTCACCAAAAGTTCCACCCAGGGTCGCATTCTTTGTGGGACTGCGAGAAAACGTGGGACCCTTCAAAGAAAACAAGGATCTAGTTTACGACAAGTTGGTCACAAATGTCGGTGATGGTTATGATAAAACCACGGGCCGATTTACGGCACCTGTAAACGGCACATATCAGTTTACTGTAGTCGTCGCAGCACAGGGCCAAAAGAAG GGTGCTGTGAATCTGATGAAAGAAGGGAGGATGGTAGTTACAGTTTGGGCAGAGAGCTTTCCTTGGGCGACATCGTCGAACACATTGATCCTGAGCCTGAGCCGGGGCCAACAAGTGTGGCAGTCAGCTCGGAAAGATGCTTCCTATTTCCATGGTTACATGTATTCCACTTTCTCTGGATATTTGCTGTTCACTGATGACGATGATTACAGCGGCTTTTAA